The following nucleotide sequence is from Aquarana catesbeiana isolate 2022-GZ linkage group LG08, ASM4218655v1, whole genome shotgun sequence.
ctcactttttttgagatactgtatatatatatttatacatatatatcagTCCTGAATGTGTCAAAAAATCCACCGCTGTGCTGATAAAAATCTCGTGTGAGCCAATGCTTGCAACACACAGGTGCACCATCACCTCAAATGAGGAGGGCTCTTACCAGAACCATTGGACCCAGTTAAAGAGTCAAAAAGGCATGTGTATTAATTTTCATCAATGGAGGATCTGTATAGACATCCAGGGGATCTGAGGATATCTCCCAATTTCCGGAGTAAATCGGCTTATGATGCCATCCAGTGGTGCCCAAATGTTTGGAACTCCACAGAGCTTATGCACATGGCGTAACCACGCTCATCTGTACCAGGAAGTGTTTGGATCGATTCCCAGGAAAATAAACCCCAAAAAGCCAAAAGTTTCTCTGAAAAATCTTACATGCTAACAAATTCTGTTTCCAAGGACTGTGTATTTGGCATAATTTAAGGATATCATTTTTGCAAAACAATGTTGTATCTCCATTTTGAATTCATGCTTTTATGTATCCTGAATTTTAATACacaatcaatttttttattatcttttttttttttattattattgcctgACTTTTCAATGGCATGTGAAGTATAAGGAAGCATCTgtcaaagtatttaaaaaaaatagcctgCAGTTTGTATTTTCTCCACAAAGTGGTGATATCACTTACTGTCAGTGGAACGCAGAGATAGGAAGTGATAGAAGGCattgacaggaagtgatgtcattcgcAGACAGGAAGTTCCCCGGGCAAGGAAAACTTGCAAAAAGTGGAGGGAGGCGTTCCTgtaagtggcagcagaggaggtaataagatattactttatatttacacccagtaaccccccagtcatgtccgtcctcttcctccatagtcactgtaaTGTCTTCTATGTCCAGAAGATGCtgcaacacacatatatatagaataTTGTAATatttacatcctaaatatagagccatttatgtaactgtccatccagagcctctggtttatagaccaaatacatcctaaatatagaaccatttatccaactgtccatccagagattATGGTTTATAAACCGGTTACAtcataaatatagaaccatttatccaactgtccatccagagcctctgattAATAGATCAGATAcaccctaaatatagaaccatttatccaactgtccatccagagcctctggtttatagaccagatacatcctaaatatagagccatttatccaactgtccatccagagcctctggtttatagtccagatacatcctaaatatagaactattaatccaactgtccatccagagtcaTTGGAGTTTTGTAGACCAGATACATGCTggacagaaagtgaaagtaaataccAACTAGGACACAGAAGAATACTTTGAACGATGTTCTAACTCTTCTCCAGTCATTTCAAACCTAAAATAAACGATTTTGGTACGAGTTGTTATTtatgttttattcttattttttgattttcaaatgTTAGAATACAAAgtaacaatatacagtacatatcatATCATGACAAGTACAAAAGGTTGGGAGAAAACTGTGTGCTCAGACCATATCAGACATGAAGTATCCCCAAGATGTCCACATGAGATCATAGTATTCAGATTTATCCTCATTTATTCTCATCCCAAGCAATCACATGATCCGCATTTCGTTTATTGATGGAGCTTCAGTCTGTCGCCAGTGTTGCCTATCACAAATCGAGCAGCAAGAAGTACCAGACCAAACTTTTCTTTATTTGTCTGTAGGAGCTTGGCAACATAGATGAGTTGTTATTTAAAGGGAATTTATGAactatgggggaactctgtgcagACATTTTCCACCCCAGTACAGTCTAGATAATTCTCCATTTATTATCTGTCTACAGAGAGGAGAGTCCTGTATAGGTCAAGCAaaagtgaggaggattctgggaggtctgtAGTGATAATTGTTACTTTCTCTCTATACACAGGATTATAAAGTAGAAGAAAATATCTGGCGAACCATTAACACCCAGCAGCCGTCTTCAcaggacatcacccatcacagtgcctccacctcactgcctgacaacagAGGTAACTAGTGCCAAGAAGGTTCTAGAAGTCACCACtaagatcattgatctgctgacaggagaggtgagcggtgccgggaattctgggacattatccagtaacagacaagggatgtgtctggatggtgactgtatcattgtgtgtgtcaggttcctataaggtgtcaggatgtcactgtctatttctccatggagaagtgggagtatttagaaggacacaaggatctctccAAGGACGTTATGATGGAGAATCAGCTGCCCCTCACATcactgggtaagaggagactttattgtaaaggagagagcagtacggagggtccaactagatcccccatcatctgataaacacatagaaacaatgtattcagtcagtgtgtgtgtttcctacagatggatccagtaatgggaacccaccagagagatgtccccgtcctctgtattcccaggattccacacaggaagaccACAACTATGCACAACCTTATCAGGTAGGTGGAATGGAGCAACTAGAGCTCCTATAGAATTTTTAAGCTATGAGAGGACATTATTTTATGATCAATGTATTGTtccatttttataaatgtattctgtcatttttggggtttagggtgaagaagtGAAAGAAATCAAGGttgaaaataaagaggaagaagagacgttggtgagtggagatcagcagtctgtGGAGAAGGGAAGTTCTCTGTACTTTTGGAATTCCATAAAGGAAGATCACAACTATTCACGGCATATTCAGGTAGATGGAACTCAGACATAGAACTCCAAAATAATTCTAATCTTTGAGATTGTTCAATAGTATATAATCTCTTATTCCATTTTTACAAATGCATTCTGTGATCTTTTGGGTTTAGGGCGAAGAAccgaaagacatcaaagttgagattaaaaaggaagaagaagaagaagagaggttggtgagtggagatcagcagtctatggaggagggggagatgattatgaaaATTAAACTGcaggaatcttctctacatatggacacaagtaagtaaCAAAAACACTAAATAGAAACAGTTTAATGTTAATTTTACTTTTGagtatttagatacattgttacatagttaaggaaagatacactcaccggccactttattaggtacaccttgctagtaccaggttggaccccccttTGGCTTCCGAACTGCCTTccttcttcatggcatagatttaacaaggtgttagaaacattccatagtgacatgatagcatcacgcagttgctgcagatttgtcagctgctcATCTATGATGCGAAtctccatcacatcccaaaggttctctattggattgagatctggtgagtgtggaggccaccGGAGTACAGTGACcccattgtccagtggtgagatgatttgagctttgtgacatggtgcattatcctgctggaaggagccatcagaagatgggtacactgtagtcataaaggatgaacatggtcagcaacaatactcaacaCGTCTAGATGCTGAAATGCATTGAAttactgccatgtgattgactgattagcaatttgtgttaccaagcaaatgtaaaggtgtacctaataaagtggccggtgagtgtatatgtctATCAAAGGCACTCAAAAGAAAAATTTCAAAGTGGCTGAGGGTTCATTTCAAAGGCAAATAAGATAATCAGTTCGCCAGAGTTTGCAGTAAATCCTTTATTGCCGTGAATGCTAACCTCATCCCTCGTATAAACTATGTATTTACATTGTCACATCACTTCAGAAAATATATATGTCCATAAAATTCACCCCAAGAGAAAAATAAGAGAAAACAATCAgtgacagttgatccagaggaaagcagaaTACCCATATAAAGCTCAGCCCAGTTTTCTTTCAGGTTAAATGGAAATTTTCCTGATCCCAAAAGTCATTCATTAAAATTTTTGTAATAAGAAACACATCCTGTCATCGAGAACCAGGCTATTCCCCATCTGTACATCTCTTAAAACAAAACACCTTTTCTGTATATAGAGGTGAAACTTTTTTTCTCCTAAATAATGTGCAATGTGTGCTGCTCGTGTACAAAATAAAGAACATCATATACTTCTGTACAGGAAAGACTGAGACTTCTTAACTGCTAACAGTAAGAACGTCATCAACGTATCTACCCCACTGTTCAATGTATTGTTTATGTTGTACACCATATGATAGAATCATGTCCAGTCCTCATCAGAAGAAAGTGATCATATTTATCACTTTACccaatgttcccaacaaatgaggaggagatactgtacaccatatgaaaggtccatccccattcctcaatataacatcatgttcccaacaaatgaggaagagatactgtacaccatatgaaaggtccatctccattcctcaatataacgtcatgttcccaacaaatgaggaagagatactgtacaccatatgaaaggtccatctccattcctcaatataatgtcatgttcccaacaaatgaggaggagatactgtacaccatatgaaaggtccatccccattcctcaatataacatcatgttcccaacaaatgaggaagagatactgtacaccatatgaaaggtccatctccattcctcaatataacgtcatgttcccaacaaatgaggaagagatactgtacaccatatgaaaggtccatctccattcctcaatataatgtcatgttcccaacaaatgaggaggagatactgtacaccatatgaaaggtccatctccattcctcaatataacgtcatgttcccaacaaatgaggaggagatactgtacaccatatgaaaggtccatctccattcctcaatataatgtcatgttcccaacaaatgaggaggagatactgtacaccatatgaaaggtccacctTATTTATGTATGGTATCCTTTTATCtgatttgtattcatatttttctcTTCTAATTGCCAGCAATTCCATGCCAGAACTCTTAGAACACATTTAGTGCTAGACCAACATATATGACTTCTGAATtcaaagtgtaaaaagtaacatTTATTGTGAGATTTCTTTTTGACAGGTGGACACAATGTCCGGAATACCTCTGAGGAACATCTCATTGTATCTCCAGAATATAAAGCAGAAGATAATAACATTGTACAAtattctccaggaggaaatcccATTACTCCAAATATACATCCAAGACCTTCCCAATTGGggagatcaatggatccctctaatcctgaggaatcttctaaTGGATCACACACCAAGACTATAGGATTTTACAATACATATACTTTAATTGTTCCATTGAGTTCCAATGAATCTTCTTCTTTAAGCTATGAAGTAGTTCAGACAGAAGGGTGGTCATTGACATGTCCAAtatgtgggaaatgtttcactgaatACAGAGCACTTTTTAGACACAAGCAAGATCACATGAGCATAATCAAGCGTCcatatccatgttcagagtgcgggaaatgtttcctttCGCAAAGAGACCTTCTTGAAcatcagagaagtcacacaggtgaacaaccctatttatgttcagagtgcgggaaacatTTTAATCATAAAGGAAGTTTGCTTAGACACAAGAGCCTTCACACAGGTGagtgtccctattcatgttcagagtgcggaaaaagtTTTAGTCAGAAAAAAGCCTTCTTTAAACATCAGAGAAGTCACAAGGGTgaacgtccctattcatgttcagagtgtgggaaaaaaTTCAGTCGGAAAAGAATTTTTCTTAGACACCAGAGCATTCACACAGGTGTGCGCCCctattcatgtttagagtgcgggaaacgCTTTATACTGAGCAGAGACCTTCAtttacatcagagaattcacacgggggagcttctctattcatgttcagagtgtgggaaacgtTTCATTCACAAAGCAGGCCTTCTTGCACATCAGAGAATTcatacaggtgagcgtccctattcatgttcggagtgtgggagatgtttcactcagaaaggaaACCTTCTTCAACACCAGAAAACTCACACAAGTGAGCGtccgtattcatgttcagagtgtgggaaatcttacGTTGATAACAGAGACCTTCTTTCACATCAGAGGATTCACACAAGTGAGCGTCCAtattcttgttcagagtgcgggaaatgtttcactcagaaaggaaACCTTCTTGCACATCAGAAAACTCACATtcgtgagcgtccctattcatgtttagagtgcgggaaatcttttactaAGAAAAGAACCCTTCTTACACATCAGAAAATTCACATgcgtgagcgtccctattcatgtttagagtgcgggaaatctttcactaagAAAGGAACCTTTCTTACACATCAGAGGATTCACACCGGTGAgcttccctattcatgttcagagtgtgggaaacgtTTCATTCAGAAAGGATTCCTTCttgaacatcagagaattcacacaggtgaacgtccctatgcatgttcagagtgcgggaaacaaTTCAGTCATAAAGGAaattttcttagacaccagagaCTTCACATAGCTGTgcatccctattcatgttcagagtgcgggaaatgctttattCTGAACAGTGACCTTcgtaaacatcagagaattcacacgggggaTCTtccgtattcatgttcagagtgcgagaaACGTTTCCTTCTGAAAGGAGGCCTTCTTGCACATCAGAGAATTCATACAGGTGAGCGTCCAtatttatgttcagagtgtggaaaaaGTTTCACTCAGAAAGGAAACCTTCTTCAACACCAGAAAACTCACACAAGTGAGCGtccgtattcatgttcagagtgtgggaaatgtttcattcagaaaGGAAACCTTCGTACACATCAGAAAACTCACACTGGTAAGCGCGCGTATTCAAGTTGAGAGTGTGGGAGATGTTCAATCATAAATCTTCACTTCTTATACACCAGAAGATTCACACGGGAGAGCGTTCCTATTCATGTTcacagtgcgggaaatcttttaatCAAAAAAAACCACCTTGTTTTACACCaaaaaattcacacgggtgagcgtccctatttgTGCTCAGAGTTCGGGAAATGTTTTGGTCAGAAAAGAAGCCTGCTTTAAGAATTCACATGAGTGAGCATTCCTATTCATATTCAGGTGAGATCTCTCAATTTAGTTCAGACGGgcatccctattcatgttcagagtaaGGGAAATGCTTCAATGAGAAAGGAAAACTTCTTAGACATGAGAGAATTCACAAAGGTGagtgtccctattcatgttcagagtgcgggaaatgtttcactcagaaatCTTCACTTGTGGCATACCAGAAGATTCACATGAGCTAAcaacccaccatccctgtgctgagttcccaggtctgtacacctgctgtgctcattatgaggggttcccactatccttgttcctgagttcctttatttttttactagtaatggtggcaatcagcgacttgtagtgggactgcgatattgggatggacagttggacactaatacagtgatcggtgctaaaaatatgcactgtcactgtacgaatgacacttgctgggaaggggttaaacatctagggtgatggAAGGGTtaaaaatgtgtgcctaaccagtattTTAGGGTACAGTATGGGAGGTGGTTTTACTAGGGAAAGGCTTTGCAGGGACACAGCATTCATGccctccctcctgtcagaacggcaatctgccttgtttacataggtagaccaccgttctgcctgtgtgctggatgatcggcgggtgccggcggacttCGAGTCTGTATTACCCACAGATCagttcccgctgtgtataatcacagcgggagcaggccgCCGGTGGCACGCATGCGCGCCCCCCTTTCCAGAAAtgttggatcacgtactaggtacgtgatctggcgcagcatTGCCACCTTGCTGCCGTATATGTAAGTTACATGGTTGGCAAGTTGATAAAGGAAAagggaccgaaaattttgaaaaataaaaaaaattttcctttgtttctgttaaaaaaaaggttggaaaaaaataatatttctgcataaacttaggccaaaatgtattctgttacattagtttggtaaaataaaaatcataTGCATGTATATTGTTTAATACGTGTGAGAGTTGTAGAGTCTACAATTatggtatacattttttaaaattgcttATATCCATTCTtggggccctaaaatgccaggacagtacaaacaccccccaaaatggcctcttttttggaaagtagacagcccaaggtaattagtaagaggcatggggagttttttgaaattgtaaatgttttgccacaatttgttggaaaatgaaagtaaataaaatgtgattttatttcacaaagttgtcattttaaccggttatttatcacacacacaggatgggtatacttacaattacaccccaaaacacaatcTTCTACTCCTCcccagtacggggataccacatgtcttGGACTTTTATTGCTGCCTATATGCATATAGgtacccaaaatccaaggagcaccttcaggctctcTAGGGGCATAAATTGCGCATCTATTTCCTGAATAGCTAttacatttcttgaggccctgaagtgCCAGGATAGGAGAAACACCCAATAAATGatcccattttgcaaagtagaccttCCAACATATTTAATTAgaagtatggtgagttttttgaagatcGCCTTTTTGAaagtggaaaatgaagaaagaagcaaatttttcttttttttttttacatacaactgTCAATAAGATATTTTTCCACACACCATGGGCATACATAGaattacattctgctattcctcctgagtatgggcatacacatatgtgacacttttttggcataaattacacatctatttCCTGAATAGCTAttacatttcttgaggccctgaagtgCCAGGATAGGAGAAACACCCAATGAATGatcccattttgcaaagtagaccttCCAACATATTTAATTAGAGgtatggtgaattttttgaagatCGCCTTTTTGAAACaagtggaaaatgaagaaagaagatAATTTTTTTTGTCGATAAGATATTTTTCCACACAtaatgggcatacttagaattacattcTGCTATTCCCCTTGAGTATGGGCATACAGCATATGTGACACTTTATTGGCAGTCTAGTTGCATAGtggggtccaaaatccaaggagcaccttaagcttcaaggggcataaattaggcatgtatttttttttttactatattgtgtttggaagccctggagcaccagtacaGTAGAAACACCCAGAAAACCACCACATTTTTGAGAGTAAAGGGAAGAGGTCTGGATCCTATGGGGGACATGCACAACTAGGGTTACAAGCAGAGAATTGCTGGGACCTGTGCTCCACCGTTTCAACAGGACACCCCAAGAACATGGACATCTCAGTTCAAACATTTCCAAGTATGGACTTTTCCTAAACAGGCTCCACCTGTacaggtaacctggggcagccacagttaggttTAGTTGGCAGAAAGACATTATTGCATGTCATACACGTTGCACCAAATGTACAGTAAAAGTTGAC
It contains:
- the LOC141104773 gene encoding uncharacterized protein, with product MEKWEYLEGHKDLSKDVMMENQLPLTSLDGSSNGNPPERCPRPLYSQDSTQEDHNYAQPYQGEEVKEIKVENKEEEETLVSGDQQSVEKGSSLYFWNSIKEDHNYSRHIQGEEPKDIKVEIKKEEEEEERLVSGDQQSMEEGEMIMKIKLQESSLHMDTSGHNVRNTSEEHLIVSPEYKAEDNNIVQYSPGGNPITPNIHPRPSQLGRSMDPSNPEESSNGSHTKTIGFYNTYTLIVPLSSNESSSLSYEVVQTEGWSLTCPICGKCFTEYRALFRHKQDHMSIIKRPYPCSECGKCFLSQRDLLEHQRSHTGEQPYLCSECGKHFNHKGSLLRHKSLHTGECPYSCSECGKSFSQKKAFFKHQRSHKGERPYSCSECGKKFSRKRIFLRHQSIHTGVRPYSCLECGKRFILSRDLHLHQRIHTGELLYSCSECGKRFIHKAGLLAHQRIHTGERPYSCSECGRCFTQKGNLLQHQKTHTSERPYSCSECGKSYVDNRDLLSHQRIHTSERPYSCSECGKCFTQKGNLLAHQKTHIRERPYSCLECGKSFTKKRTLLTHQKIHMRERPYSCLECGKSFTKKGTFLTHQRIHTGELPYSCSECGKRFIQKGFLLEHQRIHTGERPYACSECGKQFSHKGNFLRHQRLHIAVHPYSCSECGKCFILNSDLRKHQRIHTGDLPYSCSECEKRFLLKGGLLAHQRIHTGERPYLCSECGKSFTQKGNLLQHQKTHTSERPYSCSECGKCFIQKGNLRTHQKTHTGKRAYSS